Proteins from a genomic interval of Polyodon spathula isolate WHYD16114869_AA chromosome 1, ASM1765450v1, whole genome shotgun sequence:
- the LOC121314498 gene encoding transcription factor AP-1-like, giving the protein MESPFYHDDAVSLQNAGQIPDYNTRYSSQKIMNKKNMAAQNFSGPVGNNSGLKLLPGQSGCDGNLNSNNPGADNNTAGSLMSSTDVNLLKLSSPDLEHLIIQSNQGLVTTSPAPNSTGNPFMYRNQVTNEQEGFADGFVKALADLHKQNQLIGSPISPSSTMQVPFQRNVLPSGEMPIYTNLTPSYNHGQITVSASYSGSQNLYTVTGHGSVHPGLGQEHHPIGRGIDEPQTVPEVPHLPGDPSSSPITLSPIDLETQERIKAERKRLRNRIAASKCRKRKLERISRLEEKVKVLKTQNSDLASTANILREQVSQLKHKVMNHVTSGCQIAVSTATLAKSGESASC; this is encoded by the coding sequence ATGGAAAGCCCTTTCTATCACGATGATGCCGTGAGTCTCCAAAATGCTGGACAAATCCCAGACTACAACACCAGGTATTCGAGCCAGAAAATAATGAACAAGAAAAACATGGCTGCGCAGAATTTCTCAGGTCCTGTGGGCAACAACTCGGGTTTGAAGCTTTTACCTGGACAGAGTGGCTGCGATGGCAATTTAAATTCTAATAACCCTGGTGCTGACAATAACACAGCTGGCTCTTTAATGTCTTCTACAGATGTGAACCTCTTAAAGCTGTCCTCTCCTGATTTGGAACACCTTATCATCCAGTCTAACCAGGGGCTTGTTACCACCAGTCCTGCCCCAAACTCCACCGGTAACCCTTTTATGTACAGAAACCAGGTCACCAATGAGCAGGAAGGCTTTGCTGATGGATTTGTGAAAGCCCTGGCAGATCTCCATAAACAGAACCAGCTCATCGGGTCGCCCATCTCTCCATCCTCCACAATGCAGGTACCTTTCCAGAGAAATGTCCTTCCCAGTGGAGAGATGCCCATTTACACCAACTTGACACCGAGCTATAACCATGGCCAGATCACCGTTTCAGCCTCCTATTCAGGCAGTCAGAACCTCTACACTGTCACTGGTCATGGATCAGTGCACCCTGGTCTTGGGCAAGAGCATCACCCTATTGGGAGGGGGATAGATGAGCCCCAGACAGTACCAGAAGTGCCCCACCTCCCGGGGGACCCCTCCAGCTCTCCGATCACCCTCTCCCCCATCGACCTGGAGACTCAGGAGAGGATCAAAGCTGAGCGCAAGAGGCTGAGGAATCGCATTGCTGCTTCTAAGTGCCGGAAGAGAAAACTGGAGAGAATTTCCCGCCTGGAGGAAAAAGTAAAGGTACTGAAGACGCAAAACTCAGACCTGGCCTCCACAGCTAATATCCTGAGAGAGCAGGTGTCACAGCTCAAACATAAAGTCATGAATCATGTCACCAGCGGGTGCCAGATAGCAGTGAGCACAGCTACCCTGGCAAAGAGCGGGGAAAGTGCCAGCTGCTGA